From a single Nostoc sp. MS1 genomic region:
- the pip gene encoding prolyl aminopeptidase: MRELYPLREPYKEGKLQVSQLHTIHFEESGNPQGKPVILLHGGPGGGCPPFYRQYFHPEKWRLIMFDQRGCGKSQPHAELTENTTWDLVNDIEKLREHLGIDKWVVFGGSWGSTLSLAYSQTHPERCLGLILRGIFLLRQKELRWFYQEGASYIFPDAWEEYLKPIPVDERDDLLSAYYKRLTSPDSQIRLKAARAWSIWEASTSRLFPDPQLMQTFGADNFADAFARIECHYFVNKGFFKTEDQLLLNVHHIRNIPAVIVQGRYDVVCPMTSAWELHRAWPEAELIVVPDAGHSMSETGIRSALVEATDKFAD, translated from the coding sequence ATGCGTGAACTTTATCCACTCCGAGAACCTTATAAAGAAGGTAAATTACAAGTCTCTCAATTACACACAATACATTTTGAAGAATCAGGAAATCCTCAAGGTAAACCTGTAATTTTACTGCATGGTGGCCCTGGTGGCGGCTGTCCACCATTTTATCGACAGTATTTTCATCCCGAAAAATGGCGCTTGATCATGTTTGACCAGCGCGGCTGCGGTAAAAGTCAACCCCATGCGGAATTAACAGAAAATACAACGTGGGATTTAGTTAATGATATTGAAAAACTGCGAGAACATTTAGGAATAGATAAGTGGGTAGTTTTTGGTGGTAGTTGGGGCAGCACTTTATCATTAGCTTATAGCCAAACTCATCCTGAGCGTTGTTTAGGATTAATTTTACGGGGAATATTTTTACTCAGGCAAAAAGAACTACGTTGGTTTTATCAAGAAGGTGCTAGTTATATTTTTCCTGATGCTTGGGAAGAATATCTTAAACCAATTCCGGTAGATGAACGTGATGATTTACTCAGCGCTTATTATAAACGTTTAACTAGCCCAGATTCGCAAATTCGACTAAAAGCAGCGCGTGCTTGGTCAATTTGGGAAGCCAGCACTAGCAGATTATTTCCTGATCCTCAGCTAATGCAAACCTTCGGTGCAGATAATTTTGCTGATGCTTTCGCCAGAATTGAATGTCATTATTTTGTGAATAAGGGATTTTTTAAGACAGAGGATCAACTATTATTAAATGTTCATCATATCCGCAATATCCCGGCTGTGATTGTGCAGGGACGTTATGATGTGGTTTGTCCGATGACCTCAGCTTGGGAATTACATCGTGCTTGGCCGGAGGCTGAATTGATTGTAGTTCCTGATGCGGGTCATTCTATGAGTGAAACGGGAATCCGCAGTGCTTTGGTTGAGGCTACAGATAAATTTGCTGATTAA
- the trpS gene encoding tryptophan--tRNA ligase, whose translation MGKQRVLSGVQPTGNLHLGNYLGAIRNWVEIQDQYDNFFCVVDLHAITVPHNPATLAADTYAIAALYLACGIDLQYSNIFVQSHVSAHSELAWLLNCITPLNWLQDMIQFKEKALKQGENVSAGLLIYPVLMAADILLYQADRVPVGEDQKQHLELTRDIVNRFNHQFAKDEPVLKLPDPLIRKEGARVMSLTDGTRKMSKSDSSELSRINLLDTPDQIANKIKRCKTDPVRGLTFDDPERPECNNLLTLYMLLSGKKKEEVAAECQDMGWGQFKPLLTETTINALKPIQDKYHQITADKGYLESVLRDGREKAEAVANKTLADVKAAMGYSVPV comes from the coding sequence ATGGGTAAGCAGCGCGTTCTGTCGGGAGTTCAACCAACTGGTAATCTACATTTAGGAAACTATTTAGGGGCGATACGCAACTGGGTAGAGATTCAAGACCAGTACGATAATTTCTTTTGTGTAGTGGATTTACACGCAATTACTGTACCGCATAATCCAGCTACATTAGCGGCAGACACTTATGCGATCGCTGCACTTTATTTAGCCTGTGGCATTGATTTACAATATTCCAACATCTTTGTCCAATCCCATGTCTCAGCCCACAGTGAACTGGCTTGGTTGCTTAACTGCATCACTCCCCTCAACTGGCTACAAGACATGATTCAGTTTAAGGAAAAAGCACTCAAGCAGGGAGAAAACGTCAGTGCAGGCTTGTTAATTTATCCAGTACTGATGGCGGCTGATATCTTGCTTTACCAAGCCGATAGAGTCCCGGTAGGAGAAGACCAAAAGCAACATTTGGAACTGACAAGGGATATTGTTAATAGATTTAATCATCAATTTGCCAAAGATGAACCTGTACTGAAACTACCAGACCCTTTAATTCGCAAGGAAGGGGCGCGGGTAATGAGTTTAACAGATGGGACACGGAAAATGTCCAAATCTGACTCCTCAGAGTTAAGCCGGATTAATCTTTTGGATACACCAGACCAGATTGCTAATAAAATTAAACGTTGTAAAACTGATCCAGTCAGAGGTTTAACATTTGACGACCCAGAACGCCCAGAATGTAATAATTTGCTAACGCTGTATATGCTCCTTTCTGGTAAGAAGAAGGAAGAAGTAGCAGCAGAATGTCAAGATATGGGCTGGGGACAATTTAAGCCACTGTTAACAGAAACAACAATTAACGCCCTCAAACCCATACAAGATAAATATCACCAAATCACAGCCGACAAAGGCTATCTAGAGTCAGTGTTGCGTGATGGGAGAGAAAAGGCTGAAGCCGTTGCTAATAAAACCTTAGCAGATGTGAAAGCAGCGATGGGGTATTCTGTGCCTGTGTAA
- the thrC gene encoding threonine synthase, with product MTLSLSVAKSHSQPWPGLIEAYREYLPVTENTPVVTLLEGNTPLIPVPAIAERIGRQVTVFVKYDGLNPTGSFKDRGMTMAISKAKEAGAKAVICASTGNTSAAAAAYARRGGMKAFVLIPDGYVALGKLAQALLYGAEVLAIKGNFDRALEIVREMAETYPITLVNSVNPYRLEGQKTGAFEVVDALGNAPDWLCIPVGNAGNITAYWMGFCQYHQVGKCDRLPRMMGFQAAGAAPLVNGQPVAHPETIATAIRIGNPASWDKAIAAQTASQGNFNAVTDEEILDAYRLLASSEGIFCEPASAASVAGLLKVKDQVPTGATVVCILTGNGLKDPDTAIKHSNSQFKQGIEADLGSVAKAMGF from the coding sequence GTGACTTTGAGCTTGTCTGTTGCTAAATCTCATAGCCAACCCTGGCCCGGACTGATAGAAGCCTATCGTGAGTATCTACCTGTTACTGAAAACACTCCAGTTGTGACATTGTTAGAAGGTAACACTCCCCTCATTCCCGTACCAGCGATCGCAGAACGTATCGGCAGACAAGTCACTGTGTTCGTAAAATACGATGGTCTTAACCCCACTGGCAGTTTCAAGGATAGGGGTATGACTATGGCGATTTCCAAAGCTAAGGAAGCTGGAGCCAAAGCTGTAATTTGTGCGAGTACAGGCAATACCTCAGCCGCCGCCGCAGCTTATGCTCGGCGTGGGGGAATGAAGGCTTTTGTCTTGATTCCCGATGGTTATGTAGCTTTGGGTAAGTTAGCGCAAGCACTACTCTATGGCGCGGAAGTTTTAGCAATTAAGGGTAATTTTGATAGAGCCTTAGAAATTGTCCGCGAGATGGCGGAAACCTACCCCATCACCTTAGTTAATTCGGTCAATCCCTACCGTTTGGAAGGGCAGAAAACAGGAGCCTTTGAGGTTGTCGATGCTCTAGGTAATGCCCCAGACTGGTTATGTATACCAGTGGGCAATGCAGGGAACATCACAGCATATTGGATGGGTTTTTGTCAATATCATCAAGTCGGGAAATGCGATCGCCTACCCCGAATGATGGGATTCCAAGCCGCAGGTGCAGCACCCTTAGTCAATGGACAACCTGTCGCCCATCCTGAAACCATCGCCACAGCCATTCGCATTGGCAACCCCGCAAGCTGGGATAAAGCGATCGCTGCCCAAACAGCCAGTCAGGGCAACTTTAACGCCGTCACCGATGAAGAAATCCTCGATGCCTACCGCCTGTTAGCATCATCAGAAGGTATTTTCTGTGAACCCGCCAGCGCTGCTTCCGTCGCCGGCTTATTGAAAGTCAAAGACCAAGTACCAACAGGCGCTACAGTAGTCTGTATCCTCACTGGTAACGGTTTAAAAGACCCAGATACCGCAATTAAACACAGCAATAGCCAGTTTAAACAAGGTATTGAGGCAGATTTAGGATCTGTAGCCAAAGCGATGGGATTTTGA
- a CDS encoding GAF domain-containing sensor histidine kinase encodes MLEPENKLFALKDGWVSQDSREQQRLKALLELGLRQPETIPVFEEATQTAAHFLEAPISILGFIDQERHWFKSAIGLSRLGLMNQLAQSRQLMRQESFCTQVVESHQILAINDTHKITNPALAPGKLIQDYGIRAYLGAPLIDAAGNCLGALAVMDLVPRNFTTRDIEFLQIIARWSMSEFERNRLLMQGKPEPSSFKSAPSFTIHEEVNNIKVTSPSVEKRPDSTKQVKIELLAQLTQELRTPLTSVLGMASVLGREIYGPLSTKQREYVDIIQHSGRYLLSLVNEIAELGAIDENAHILNIAPVDIEMLCQQAINTLEEAANRREQDIRLSIEPGRSRIWPLDKDKVRQMLYHLIFSVIQLSATGSIVRIHVSYKENTLNLTVWVSHPWLGDGITDVDPYLRLNSLSVMDLPSEADLYDIPAEFREEVGGVPMTLEKLQTLGDSFSNTLDVDTNDNSTKGKASLSRESLGLLLSCQLAELHGGQISIQGSPESGHRYLLSLPLQVPTTSEVSEI; translated from the coding sequence ATGTTAGAGCCGGAAAACAAGTTATTTGCCCTCAAAGATGGTTGGGTTTCTCAAGACTCCAGAGAACAACAACGTCTCAAAGCGCTATTAGAATTAGGTTTGCGACAACCAGAAACGATACCAGTCTTTGAAGAGGCGACTCAAACTGCTGCTCATTTTTTGGAAGCACCTATTTCTATTTTGGGTTTCATAGATCAAGAGCGTCATTGGTTTAAATCGGCGATAGGTTTATCTAGACTGGGGCTGATGAATCAACTAGCGCAAAGTCGTCAGTTGATGCGCCAGGAATCTTTCTGCACCCAAGTAGTGGAGAGTCATCAAATACTTGCCATCAATGATACTCATAAAATTACTAATCCTGCACTTGCGCCTGGTAAGTTAATTCAGGACTATGGCATTCGTGCATATTTAGGCGCACCCTTAATTGATGCGGCTGGCAATTGCCTTGGTGCATTAGCTGTCATGGATTTAGTACCGCGCAACTTTACAACCAGAGATATTGAATTTTTACAAATTATCGCTCGTTGGAGCATGAGTGAGTTTGAGCGTAACCGCCTACTCATGCAAGGAAAACCAGAGCCAAGTAGCTTCAAGAGCGCTCCAAGCTTCACAATTCATGAAGAAGTTAATAATATTAAGGTTACATCACCTAGTGTAGAAAAACGTCCTGATTCAACAAAGCAAGTCAAAATCGAACTTTTAGCCCAACTCACCCAGGAATTACGGACACCTTTGACATCTGTATTAGGGATGGCGAGTGTTTTAGGGCGAGAGATTTATGGGCCATTATCTACTAAGCAGCGAGAATATGTAGATATCATCCAACATAGTGGGCGGTATTTACTTTCTCTGGTGAATGAAATTGCCGAATTAGGCGCAATCGATGAAAACGCCCATATACTCAATATCGCGCCTGTAGATATTGAAATGTTATGCCAACAAGCAATCAATACTTTAGAAGAAGCTGCTAACCGTCGAGAACAAGATATTCGTTTATCTATAGAACCAGGACGTAGCCGTATTTGGCCTTTAGATAAAGACAAAGTGCGGCAAATGTTGTATCACTTAATTTTCAGTGTGATTCAATTGTCTGCTACTGGTAGTATTGTGCGTATTCATGTTTCATATAAAGAAAATACGCTTAATTTAACAGTTTGGGTTTCCCATCCTTGGTTGGGAGATGGTATCACTGATGTTGACCCTTACTTAAGACTTAATTCATTATCTGTAATGGATTTACCCAGTGAAGCAGACCTTTATGATATACCTGCTGAATTTCGAGAAGAAGTAGGAGGTGTACCAATGACACTGGAGAAGTTACAAACGTTGGGTGATTCTTTCTCTAATACTTTGGATGTAGACACTAATGATAACTCAACCAAAGGGAAAGCAAGTTTGTCTCGTGAAAGCTTAGGTTTATTGTTGAGTTGTCAATTGGCAGAACTGCATGGTGGACAAATTTCCATTCAAGGTTCACCAGAATCAGGGCATCGCTATTTGCTCAGTTTACCTTTACAAGTACCTACAACTTCCGAAGTCAGCGAGATTTAG
- a CDS encoding DUF2442 domain-containing protein gives MLQDIIEVIPQDNYQLYLKFEDGQSGVVNLKELIEFTGIFARLNDIEYFKSVKVNREWGTIHWDNGADLDPDVLYAVVTQQSIPKYETSFIE, from the coding sequence ATGCTTCAAGACATCATAGAAGTTATTCCTCAAGATAATTACCAACTATATTTGAAGTTTGAAGATGGACAATCAGGAGTGGTAAATCTTAAAGAATTAATTGAATTTACAGGGATTTTCGCACGTTTAAATGATATTGAATATTTTAAAAGTGTTAAGGTTAATCGTGAATGGGGAACAATACACTGGGATAATGGGGCAGACTTAGATCCTGATGTTTTATATGCTGTAGTTACTCAACAATCTATACCCAAATATGAAACAAGTTTTATTGAATAA
- a CDS encoding DUF4160 domain-containing protein, translating to MPEICRFLGIIITMYYNDHPPPHFHVRYNQQKAIIEIESLTILEGQLTPRVRDLVIEWATLHKSELLENWQFARQNDPLTKIEPLE from the coding sequence ATGCCAGAGATATGTCGTTTTTTGGGAATTATTATTACTATGTACTACAATGATCACCCGCCGCCTCATTTTCATGTACGCTATAATCAACAAAAGGCAATCATTGAGATAGAAAGTTTGACAATTCTAGAAGGTCAACTTACTCCTAGAGTTCGGGATTTAGTAATTGAGTGGGCAACTCTGCACAAGTCTGAACTTTTAGAAAACTGGCAATTTGCAAGACAAAATGACCCATTAACAAAAATTGAACCTTTAGAATAA
- a CDS encoding ferredoxin:protochlorophyllide reductase (ATP-dependent) subunit N, which produces MTIAQEPTALNFECETGNYHTFCPISCVAWLYQKIEDSFFLVIGTKTCGYFLQNAMGVMIFAEPRYAMAELEEGDISAQLNDYEELKRLCDQIKRDRNPSVIVWIGTCTTEIIKMDLEGLAPKLEGEIGIPIVVARANGLDYAFTQGEDTVLAAMANRCPDKSPVAEAEKNERNAIQKLLNFGKKKEDVAQEESEYVDHPPLVLFGSLPDPVVTQLTLELKKQGIKVSGWLPAKRFTELPVLEEGYYVAGVNPFLSRTATTLMRRRKCKLIGAPFPIGPDGTRAWIEKICSVFGITPQGLEEREAQIWAGLEDYVKLIRGKSVFFMGDNLLEVSLARFLVRCGMTVQEVGIPYMDKRYQAAELAMLEKACEEMGVPLPKIVEKPDNYNQVQRIYELKPDLVITGMAHANPLEARGINTKWSVEFTFAQIHGFTNARDILELVTRPLRRNNNLKDLGWDKLVREEAKI; this is translated from the coding sequence ATGACCATTGCGCAAGAACCAACAGCTTTAAACTTTGAGTGTGAAACTGGCAATTACCATACCTTCTGCCCAATTAGCTGTGTGGCGTGGTTATACCAAAAAATAGAAGATAGTTTCTTTTTGGTAATTGGCACTAAAACCTGTGGGTACTTTCTGCAAAATGCGATGGGGGTCATGATTTTTGCAGAACCCCGCTATGCAATGGCAGAGTTGGAAGAGGGAGATATTTCCGCACAATTGAATGATTATGAGGAGTTGAAAAGATTGTGCGACCAAATAAAGCGCGATCGCAACCCTAGCGTCATTGTGTGGATTGGCACTTGCACCACCGAAATCATCAAAATGGATTTGGAAGGGCTTGCACCCAAGCTGGAAGGCGAAATCGGCATTCCTATTGTGGTTGCCCGTGCTAACGGCTTAGATTACGCCTTTACCCAAGGGGAAGACACAGTTCTCGCCGCAATGGCTAACCGTTGTCCAGATAAATCACCAGTAGCAGAAGCAGAGAAAAACGAACGTAATGCCATTCAAAAGCTTTTAAACTTCGGCAAGAAGAAAGAAGATGTAGCCCAAGAAGAATCAGAATATGTAGACCATCCTCCTCTGGTTCTGTTTGGTTCCCTTCCTGATCCTGTGGTGACTCAGTTAACTTTAGAATTAAAAAAACAAGGTATTAAAGTTTCCGGCTGGCTACCCGCTAAACGCTTTACAGAATTACCAGTGCTGGAAGAAGGTTATTATGTTGCTGGTGTTAACCCCTTCCTCAGCCGTACAGCCACAACCTTGATGCGTCGTCGCAAATGCAAACTCATCGGCGCACCCTTCCCCATCGGCCCAGATGGAACCCGTGCTTGGATAGAAAAAATTTGCTCTGTGTTTGGTATTACACCTCAAGGTTTGGAAGAAAGGGAAGCGCAAATTTGGGCTGGTTTGGAAGATTATGTAAAACTTATTCGTGGTAAGTCTGTATTCTTCATGGGTGATAACTTATTGGAAGTCTCCTTAGCGCGGTTCTTAGTGCGCTGTGGAATGACTGTTCAAGAAGTTGGCATTCCTTACATGGATAAGCGTTACCAAGCTGCTGAGTTGGCAATGCTGGAAAAAGCTTGTGAGGAAATGGGCGTACCCTTGCCGAAGATTGTCGAGAAGCCAGATAACTATAATCAAGTACAGCGAATTTATGAGTTGAAACCAGATTTAGTAATTACTGGTATGGCTCATGCTAACCCATTGGAAGCGCGGGGTATTAATACTAAGTGGTCGGTGGAGTTTACTTTTGCTCAAATTCACGGCTTTACCAATGCGCGTGACATTTTGGAATTGGTAACTCGTCCGCTACGTCGTAATAATAATTTGAAAGATTTGGGTTGGGATAAGTTGGTAAGGGAGGAGGCGAAGATTTAG
- a CDS encoding DUF5331 domain-containing protein translates to MAFFNSFTDSIKQKWLQFFQANRDWIKLHMEVESVYTPDGGKRPPSYLILGVVNALEPKLAQLMFPFSKLNPDADTLIEVLELNFDPDIVLGNHSVPQEEEETHQYESAIEDNIQDETLASTQTNGFGLDSEHQTLIIEAVASFNDLEEISITNGTKLQDQFQHTNGKETEGFDEVNFDTIAESTEELEEQILSELNTPDENAFSDVLSDVWGDETSLQKTEDNNDFLGEELPAGVFDESEIARLFPNA, encoded by the coding sequence ATGGCTTTCTTTAATAGTTTTACAGATTCGATAAAACAGAAGTGGTTGCAATTCTTCCAAGCTAACCGTGACTGGATAAAACTCCACATGGAAGTGGAGTCAGTTTATACGCCAGACGGTGGCAAGCGGCCACCCTCTTACCTCATCCTGGGGGTAGTCAATGCACTGGAACCAAAACTAGCCCAGCTAATGTTTCCTTTTTCTAAATTGAATCCTGATGCCGATACCTTGATTGAGGTACTGGAGTTAAATTTTGACCCAGATATCGTATTGGGTAATCATTCAGTTCCTCAAGAAGAAGAAGAAACACATCAGTACGAGTCAGCAATTGAAGACAATATCCAAGATGAAACTTTGGCAAGCACCCAAACAAATGGCTTTGGGCTAGATTCTGAACACCAAACACTAATAATTGAGGCAGTAGCAAGCTTCAATGACCTAGAGGAAATTTCTATTACCAATGGAACTAAACTACAAGACCAGTTCCAGCATACAAACGGTAAGGAAACAGAAGGTTTTGATGAAGTCAACTTCGATACCATCGCTGAATCAACAGAAGAACTGGAAGAACAAATTCTCAGTGAATTGAACACACCAGACGAAAATGCTTTCAGTGATGTGTTATCTGATGTTTGGGGTGATGAGACATCGCTGCAAAAGACCGAAGATAATAACGATTTTTTGGGTGAAGAATTACCGGCTGGCGTTTTTGATGAATCGGAAATTGCCCGTCTCTTCCCCAACGCATAA
- the bchL gene encoding ferredoxin:protochlorophyllide reductase (ATP-dependent) iron-sulfur ATP-binding protein, with amino-acid sequence MKLAVYGKGGIGKSTTSCNISVAIAKRGKKVLQIGCDPKHDSTFTLTGFLIPTIIDTLQEKDYHYEDVWPEDVIYKGYGGVDCVEAGGPPAGAGCGGYVVGETVKLLKELNAFDEYDVILFDVLGDVVCGGFAAPLNYADYCMIVTDNGFDALFAANRIAASVREKARTHPLRLAGLIGNRTSKRDLIEKYIEAVPMPVLEVLPLIEDIRVSRVKGKTLFEMAESDPSLNYVCDYYLNIADQILARPEGVVPNDAPDRELFSLLSDFYLNPRKPQVPNPEEELDLMIV; translated from the coding sequence GTGAAACTAGCAGTCTACGGAAAAGGTGGAATAGGTAAATCCACAACTAGCTGTAATATATCCGTCGCCATAGCCAAACGCGGTAAGAAAGTGCTGCAAATCGGGTGCGATCCTAAACATGACAGTACCTTCACTCTCACCGGGTTTTTGATTCCCACAATTATCGACACCCTGCAAGAGAAAGATTATCACTATGAAGATGTCTGGCCAGAGGATGTCATTTATAAAGGCTATGGTGGTGTAGACTGCGTAGAAGCTGGCGGCCCACCTGCGGGTGCTGGATGTGGCGGTTATGTCGTAGGTGAAACTGTAAAATTACTAAAAGAACTCAACGCTTTTGATGAATACGATGTCATCTTGTTTGACGTTCTTGGTGATGTGGTTTGTGGTGGTTTTGCTGCACCCCTCAACTACGCTGATTACTGCATGATTGTTACAGATAATGGCTTTGATGCCTTGTTTGCAGCAAATCGGATTGCGGCTTCAGTGCGAGAGAAAGCCAGGACTCATCCCCTGCGTTTAGCTGGGTTGATTGGCAACCGTACTTCCAAGCGCGACTTGATTGAAAAATATATAGAAGCTGTGCCAATGCCAGTTTTGGAAGTTTTACCCTTAATTGAAGATATTCGCGTTTCCCGCGTTAAAGGTAAAACTTTATTTGAAATGGCAGAGTCAGATCCTTCCCTGAACTACGTTTGCGACTACTACCTCAACATTGCCGACCAGATTTTAGCGCGTCCTGAAGGAGTTGTTCCCAATGATGCCCCTGATCGTGAATTATTCTCTTTATTATCAGATTTTTATTTAAATCCGCGTAAACCCCAGGTTCCTAATCCTGAAGAGGAATTAGACTTGATGATTGTATAA
- a CDS encoding TIGR02450 family Trp-rich protein: MTKKQKFPYLVGSKWTATKKIDGWRHFQVVNRKNQGKWVYAEMVAACDPKIRFWLNAKLLQDGFQWQAGWQSLQEIEEADKAVGSRE, translated from the coding sequence ATGACTAAAAAACAGAAATTTCCTTACCTAGTTGGCTCCAAGTGGACAGCAACAAAGAAAATAGATGGTTGGCGACACTTTCAGGTAGTTAACCGCAAAAATCAAGGTAAATGGGTTTATGCCGAGATGGTCGCAGCTTGTGACCCCAAAATCCGCTTTTGGCTCAACGCCAAGTTGTTACAAGATGGTTTCCAGTGGCAAGCCGGCTGGCAATCATTGCAAGAAATTGAGGAAGCAGATAAGGCAGTGGGGAGTAGGGAATGA